One genomic window of Campylobacter fetus subsp. fetus includes the following:
- the rbfA gene encoding 30S ribosome-binding factor RbfA: MNAAEVKRLRTESVLKELIPEALSSLDDIYLKGLCVTDVECKKGRYDAFVYLDKMMLDDKEQSYVLEHLKRVSKHIQNHCMSAEGWYKAPNFHFKFDDRLEYQNHIDKLFSKVSDELDKGKK, translated from the coding sequence ATGAATGCAGCCGAAGTAAAGCGCCTAAGAACAGAAAGCGTGCTAAAAGAGCTTATTCCAGAAGCACTAAGCAGCTTAGATGATATCTATTTAAAAGGGCTTTGCGTAACTGATGTAGAGTGTAAAAAAGGCAGATATGATGCTTTTGTATATCTTGATAAAATGATGCTTGACGACAAAGAGCAATCTTACGTTTTAGAGCATTTAAAAAGAGTAAGTAAGCATATACAAAATCACTGTATGAGTGCCGAAGGTTGGTATAAAGCTCCAAATTTTCATTTCAAATTTGATGATAGGCTAGAGTATCAAAATCATATTGATAAGCTATTTAGTAAGGTTTCTGATGAGCTTGATAAGGGTAAAAAATGA
- the infB gene encoding translation initiation factor IF-2 has translation MANIRIHEIAKELGYSNKEILEKAKELGFKVTTSSSAVTPEDAAQLYDYVQSGKKPESLEKKDIKQNTQKEAPETQTQQKPIEQEVETKQNVDSTPIKVEPKQESLASSTLSKRRGLVIVKKKKVEVQPIQKQQSEPINKGLEAIFGSSDENLKKKKKEKKPIIATKKENSAKIDLLSAISFSDDISIDDEDVVVLPDLTVKPIEIERQNTVKKQINVYKTSQNNSFSFEGGIQRNSRKKHKKVVKDKDNEDISSVDIPKEIRLYEFADKIKKSSSEVIAKLFMLGKMTTKNDFLEEDEIEILGAEFGIEVNIVDTKEDFDYVKAYEDEILEDNSVSRAPVVTIMGHVDHGKTSLLDYIRNSRVASGEAGGITQHVGAYMVEKSGKNITFIDTPGHEAFTAMRARGASVTDIVIIVVAADDGVKPQTKEAINHAKAAGVPIIIAINKMDKESANPDLVKTGLAELDILPTEWGGGYEFVPISAKTGIGIEDLLEIVLLQAELLELKANPDREAKATIIESSLQKGRGPVATAIVENGTLRVGDTIVAGVAYGKVRALQDDKGNSLKSIKPGECGVIIGLSEVPDAGETLISVKTDKEAREYAQKKYDYLRQKELSKSTKVTIDELSAKIAEGELKSLPVIIKADVQGSLEAIKASLEKLKNDEIKVDIIHSGVGGISQSDITLASASSNCVILGFNIRPTGDVKEKAKERSVEIKTYNVIYNLIDDVKALLSGLMSPIISEEELGQAVIRQVINVPKIGQIAGCMVTDGSINRGAKIRVIRDGVVVFEGNVSSLKRFKDDVKEVAKGYECGVGIEGYNDMREGDYIESYKEVESKVEL, from the coding sequence ATGGCAAACATTAGAATCCATGAAATAGCAAAAGAACTTGGCTATTCCAATAAAGAAATTTTAGAAAAAGCAAAGGAGTTAGGATTTAAGGTTACAACTTCATCTAGCGCAGTAACTCCAGAAGATGCAGCACAACTCTATGATTATGTCCAATCAGGTAAAAAACCAGAATCGCTGGAGAAAAAAGATATAAAACAAAATACTCAAAAAGAAGCTCCAGAGACACAAACGCAGCAAAAACCTATAGAACAAGAGGTGGAAACCAAACAAAATGTTGATAGTACGCCAATCAAAGTAGAGCCAAAACAAGAGAGTTTGGCCAGTTCTACTTTATCTAAAAGGCGAGGCTTAGTTATAGTCAAAAAGAAAAAAGTGGAAGTTCAACCTATACAAAAACAGCAGTCTGAACCTATAAATAAAGGTTTAGAGGCGATTTTTGGCAGCAGTGATGAAAATCTAAAAAAGAAGAAAAAAGAGAAAAAGCCTATTATAGCTACTAAAAAAGAGAACTCGGCTAAGATAGACTTGTTATCCGCAATTAGTTTTAGCGATGATATATCTATAGATGATGAAGATGTTGTTGTATTGCCAGATCTTACTGTAAAACCTATAGAGATTGAACGTCAAAATACGGTTAAAAAGCAGATAAATGTTTATAAAACATCTCAAAATAATAGTTTTAGTTTTGAGGGCGGAATACAAAGAAACAGTAGAAAAAAACATAAAAAAGTCGTAAAAGACAAAGATAATGAAGATATAAGTAGCGTTGATATCCCAAAAGAGATTCGTCTTTATGAATTTGCCGATAAGATAAAAAAATCTTCAAGCGAAGTGATAGCAAAGCTATTTATGCTAGGAAAAATGACTACTAAAAATGATTTTTTGGAAGAAGATGAGATAGAAATACTAGGCGCCGAGTTTGGTATAGAAGTCAATATAGTGGATACTAAAGAAGATTTTGACTATGTAAAAGCATATGAAGATGAAATTTTAGAAGATAATAGCGTATCAAGAGCTCCGGTTGTTACTATAATGGGTCACGTAGATCACGGTAAAACTAGTTTGCTTGATTATATAAGAAACTCGCGCGTAGCTAGCGGTGAGGCCGGTGGTATCACTCAACACGTCGGCGCTTATATGGTAGAAAAAAGCGGTAAAAATATAACCTTTATAGATACTCCTGGGCATGAAGCTTTTACCGCTATGAGAGCAAGAGGAGCTAGTGTTACTGATATAGTTATTATAGTTGTAGCTGCCGATGATGGTGTAAAACCTCAAACTAAAGAAGCTATAAATCATGCAAAAGCCGCAGGAGTGCCTATCATTATAGCTATAAATAAAATGGATAAAGAAAGCGCTAATCCAGATCTTGTAAAAACAGGACTTGCCGAGCTTGATATTCTTCCTACCGAATGGGGCGGCGGCTATGAGTTTGTGCCTATTTCGGCTAAGACCGGAATTGGGATCGAAGATTTACTAGAAATAGTTCTACTTCAAGCCGAACTTTTGGAACTTAAAGCAAATCCCGATAGAGAAGCAAAAGCGACTATTATAGAAAGTTCGCTTCAAAAAGGTCGCGGACCAGTAGCAACTGCTATAGTTGAGAACGGGACGCTAAGAGTAGGAGATACTATCGTTGCTGGTGTGGCTTATGGCAAAGTAAGAGCGTTGCAAGATGACAAGGGAAATAGTTTAAAATCTATAAAACCTGGTGAATGCGGTGTCATCATAGGGCTTAGCGAAGTTCCAGATGCGGGAGAAACGTTGATAAGCGTAAAAACAGATAAAGAAGCTCGTGAATATGCTCAGAAAAAATATGATTATTTAAGACAAAAAGAGCTTAGTAAATCCACAAAAGTAACTATAGATGAGCTAAGCGCTAAGATAGCAGAAGGCGAGTTAAAAAGCCTTCCAGTTATCATAAAAGCCGATGTTCAAGGCTCACTAGAAGCCATAAAAGCAAGCCTTGAAAAATTAAAAAATGATGAGATAAAAGTAGATATAATTCACTCTGGAGTAGGCGGAATCAGCCAAAGCGACATAACTTTAGCAAGTGCAAGTTCAAACTGTGTTATTTTAGGCTTTAATATAAGACCAACTGGAGACGTAAAAGAAAAAGCTAAAGAGCGTTCTGTTGAGATAAAAACTTACAATGTTATATATAATTTAATTGATGATGTAAAAGCTCTGCTTAGTGGTCTTATGAGTCCTATTATAAGCGAAGAAGAGCTTGGTCAAGCCGTCATTCGTCAAGTTATTAATGTGCCAAAAATAGGACAAATCGCAGGTTGTATGGTGACTGATGGAAGTATAAATAGAGGTGCTAAGATACGTGTAATCCGTGATGGAGTTGTTGTGTTTGAAGGAAATGTAAGCTCATTAAAACGTTTTAAAGATGATGTAAAAGAAGTAGCAAAAGGGTATGAGTGCGGAGTCGGTATCGAAGGATATAACGATATGAGAGAAGGCGACTATATAGAAAGTTACAAAGAAGTAGAAAGCAAGGTTGAGTTATGA
- a CDS encoding DUF448 domain-containing protein, translating to MNKFHKPIRMCVVCKGRFFQNELFKFACVNGEIQINSKNTRSFYLCKTCIQKDKKDLKKPLSRFSKNSVNLKEILADGKH from the coding sequence ATGAACAAATTTCATAAACCAATAAGAATGTGCGTGGTTTGCAAAGGCAGATTTTTTCAAAATGAGCTTTTTAAATTTGCTTGTGTAAATGGTGAAATACAAATAAACTCAAAAAATACAAGGTCATTTTATCTATGCAAAACCTGTATCCAAAAAGACAAAAAAGACCTCAAAAAACCACTCTCACGGTTTAGTAAAAATAGTGTAAACTTAAAGGAGATACTCGCCGATGGCAAACATTAG
- the thrB gene encoding homoserine kinase produces the protein MKILTPATSANLGPGFDSLGLSLKLYNEVTITKQNFTSVCISGEGSDKIGLKKNNTFVNIFNETMLYLTGKTPNFRFNFINNIPFSRGLGSSSSVIVGAIASAYHMAGFKVDRALVLNQALKYESHPDNISPAVWGGFTSNIVHKGTVYTQKADISSDLRAVVVIPDKPTSTKQSRGKLPKTYPMADVISNVSHAAFLTACFIKQDYENLRLASIDKMHEIRRMHGLKELFRVREIAYLSGALMSNLSGSGSSFLNLAHKDRAQTLRDILQLEFPEFKVEIYELDNNGFILQS, from the coding sequence TTGAAAATACTAACGCCAGCCACAAGTGCGAATTTAGGACCGGGATTTGATTCATTAGGACTTTCGCTTAAACTATACAATGAAGTTACTATAACAAAGCAAAATTTTACGTCAGTTTGCATAAGCGGCGAAGGAAGCGATAAAATAGGGCTAAAAAAAAATAATACATTTGTAAATATTTTCAACGAAACCATGCTTTATCTTACCGGTAAGACGCCGAATTTTAGATTTAATTTTATAAATAATATTCCGTTTTCTAGAGGTCTTGGAAGTAGCTCATCGGTAATAGTAGGAGCTATAGCTTCTGCTTATCATATGGCTGGATTTAAAGTAGATAGAGCTTTGGTATTAAATCAAGCTTTAAAATACGAAAGTCATCCGGATAATATCTCTCCGGCGGTATGGGGAGGTTTTACGTCAAATATCGTGCATAAAGGCACAGTATATACGCAAAAAGCTGATATTAGTAGCGATTTAAGAGCCGTTGTAGTTATACCCGACAAGCCTACTAGTACAAAACAATCAAGAGGAAAACTACCAAAAACATATCCTATGGCCGATGTAATCAGCAATGTCTCTCACGCGGCTTTTCTTACTGCTTGTTTTATAAAACAAGATTATGAGAATTTAAGATTAGCAAGTATAGATAAAATGCACGAAATCAGACGTATGCATGGACTTAAAGAGCTTTTTAGGGTAAGAGAGATAGCTTATTTAAGCGGTGCTTTGATGAGCAATCTTTCTGGTAGCGGATCTAGTTTTTTAAATTTAGCACATAAAGATAGAGCTCAAACTTTAAGAGATATATTGCAATTAGAATTCCCGGAGTTTAAAGTAGAAATATACGAACTTGATAATAACGGTTTTATATTGCAAAGCTAA
- the lpxC gene encoding UDP-3-O-acyl-N-acetylglucosamine deacetylase, which translates to MKQTTISKKVEGVGIGLHKGEPIKLILEPLEANMGIVFYRSDLGSSFKAEPKNVINTQMATVVGNEKGSVSTIEHLLSAINSYGIDNIRIVLDANEVPVMDGSAISFCMMLDEAGVIELEADKKVILVKKEVEVRDGDKYVKVTPSKNPKFNYTIKFENPIIGKQSYTFEFSKENFLNEIARARTFGFLKDVQKLNSMGLALGGSLDNAVVIDDSRILNPEGLRFENEFVRHKILDAIGDISLLGAPMVGDYEAYAGSHDLNHKLTVALLSDEKNYEMVTLDEQKAKEYAKAFA; encoded by the coding sequence TTGAAACAAACAACAATATCAAAAAAGGTTGAGGGCGTAGGTATAGGACTTCACAAGGGTGAGCCTATAAAACTAATACTTGAACCATTAGAAGCAAATATGGGTATAGTTTTTTATAGAAGTGATTTGGGAAGTAGTTTTAAAGCCGAGCCAAAAAATGTTATAAATACGCAAATGGCTACCGTAGTAGGAAATGAAAAAGGTTCCGTATCTACAATAGAACATCTTTTAAGTGCTATAAATAGTTACGGAATTGATAATATAAGAATAGTTCTAGACGCAAACGAAGTTCCTGTGATGGACGGAAGTGCGATAAGTTTTTGTATGATGCTAGATGAAGCCGGAGTCATCGAACTAGAAGCCGATAAAAAGGTAATATTAGTAAAAAAAGAAGTTGAAGTGAGGGATGGGGATAAATATGTAAAAGTCACTCCTAGTAAAAATCCTAAATTTAACTATACTATCAAATTTGAAAATCCTATTATCGGTAAGCAGAGTTATACTTTTGAATTTAGTAAAGAAAATTTTTTAAATGAGATAGCGCGCGCTAGAACATTTGGATTTTTAAAAGATGTTCAAAAACTAAATTCAATGGGCTTAGCACTTGGCGGAAGTCTGGATAATGCAGTAGTTATAGACGATAGCCGTATTTTAAATCCAGAAGGATTGCGGTTTGAAAATGAGTTTGTAAGACATAAAATACTAGATGCTATCGGTGATATAAGCTTACTTGGAGCGCCTATGGTCGGAGATTATGAGGCTTACGCAGGAAGTCATGACTTAAATCACAAGCTCACTGTAGCTCTTTTAAGCGACGAAAAGAACTATGAAATGGTAACATTAGATGAGCAAAAAGCCAAAGAGTATGCAAAGGCTTTTGCATAA
- a CDS encoding PhzF family isomerase, with protein sequence MKKYRIYQVDSFTTQKLYGNPAGVVTNADGLNDEQMQRIARELNNSETAFILSPKDASHDVWVRFFTPTSEVPICGHATIAAHYARAIELGLDSTKVVQKTGAGNLLVDINRCGNDYSIVMTQGEIKIGEPFSWQIVQKLTEALGIKSDDLNSKCPVCIASTGHSKVMIAINSNSVLHSLKPNFELLISLSKEIGCNGYYVFTLDQNAEFLVHGRMFAPAIGINEDPVNGNANGPLGAYLVHYELFGNSDLRSFKFKAMQGEAIGRTGVMEVNVTKEGTRPTLVQITGRAVIVFSAELEV encoded by the coding sequence ATGAAAAAATACCGCATTTATCAAGTCGATTCATTTACTACTCAAAAGCTTTATGGTAATCCGGCTGGAGTAGTAACAAACGCCGATGGACTTAACGATGAGCAGATGCAGCGCATAGCAAGAGAGCTAAATAACTCAGAAACGGCGTTTATCTTATCTCCTAAAGACGCGAGTCATGATGTTTGGGTACGCTTTTTTACTCCGACAAGTGAAGTTCCTATATGCGGTCACGCTACTATAGCCGCTCATTACGCTAGAGCTATAGAGCTCGGACTAGATTCTACTAAAGTAGTGCAAAAAACAGGCGCCGGAAATCTTCTTGTAGATATAAACAGATGCGGCAATGATTATTCTATAGTGATGACTCAAGGCGAGATCAAAATCGGCGAACCATTTTCTTGGCAGATCGTACAAAAGCTTACCGAAGCGCTTGGTATCAAGAGCGATGATTTAAACTCAAAATGTCCGGTTTGCATCGCATCTACCGGACATTCAAAAGTAATGATAGCTATCAACTCAAACTCTGTTTTACACTCTTTAAAACCGAATTTCGAACTTTTAATATCACTTAGTAAAGAGATAGGTTGTAACGGGTATTATGTTTTTACGCTAGATCAAAATGCTGAATTTCTAGTGCACGGACGTATGTTTGCTCCTGCTATAGGTATAAATGAAGATCCAGTAAATGGAAATGCAAACGGACCTTTAGGGGCGTACCTTGTGCATTATGAACTTTTTGGCAACAGTGATTTGCGAAGTTTTAAATTCAAAGCAATGCAAGGCGAAGCGATAGGACGCACAGGCGTGATGGAAGTAAATGTAACTAAAGAAGGCACGAGACCGACTCTTGTACAGATAACAGGAAGAGCGGTAATTGTTTTTAGCGCTGAGCTTGAGGTTTAA
- a CDS encoding M23 family metallopeptidase, with protein sequence MRKNSGFKIIIIGIIIILSIFIVVSISNLNILEKEPPNIALENETHWNLKAPIPLKITDNAGIKFIKIVLNDGSASQVLLSKEFNDSQTEVNLNIAFPKNAIFDEKKTYTLIVEAIDTSKWNFFGGNKSVKNSKLLVDTKRPEIYILNQSYKISKGGAAAVVFRASDDNIKDVYIQTNYGKKFKVTPFYKDGYYSSLVAWPSSENEFSADVVAEDMAGNKSNMRIRYFLQDRKYKISKIALNDRFLDGKILDLANQYATDPNAMDKLARFKFVNETLRISNEKKIAEITSKVPEKSMNGFYIDPFYPLRNGAAVASFGDHRFYTYGGNDVSESWHLGLDLASTAGAKIATSNPSVVVFNEENGIYGQNIILYHGFGLYTLYGHCNSTNVNVGEQLSVDAFIGTTGTTGLALGDHLHFGVLVQGIEVRPEEWMDNKWMKDNVYDVLELSKKVIDKKI encoded by the coding sequence ATGAGAAAAAATTCAGGTTTTAAAATTATTATTATAGGTATTATTATAATTTTGTCTATATTTATAGTGGTAAGTATTTCAAATTTAAATATACTTGAGAAAGAACCTCCTAACATAGCTTTGGAAAATGAAACTCATTGGAATTTAAAAGCTCCTATTCCTCTTAAAATCACAGATAATGCAGGTATTAAATTTATAAAAATAGTTTTAAACGACGGTTCTGCGAGTCAAGTTCTGTTATCTAAAGAGTTTAATGATAGCCAAACAGAAGTAAATTTAAACATAGCTTTTCCTAAAAATGCTATATTTGATGAGAAAAAAACTTATACTTTAATAGTGGAAGCGATAGATACTAGCAAATGGAATTTTTTTGGCGGAAATAAATCCGTGAAAAATTCAAAACTTTTAGTAGATACAAAAAGACCGGAGATATATATACTAAACCAGTCTTATAAGATATCAAAAGGCGGCGCGGCAGCTGTAGTATTTAGGGCTAGTGATGATAATATAAAAGATGTATATATACAGACTAACTACGGTAAAAAATTTAAAGTCACACCGTTTTACAAAGACGGTTATTATTCATCTTTAGTAGCGTGGCCTAGTTCTGAAAATGAGTTTAGCGCAGATGTAGTGGCTGAAGATATGGCCGGAAATAAAAGCAATATGCGCATAAGATACTTTTTGCAAGACAGAAAGTATAAAATCTCAAAAATAGCTTTGAACGATAGATTTTTAGATGGTAAAATACTAGATCTTGCAAATCAATATGCAACAGATCCTAATGCTATGGATAAGCTTGCTAGATTTAAATTCGTAAATGAAACGCTTAGAATTTCAAATGAGAAAAAAATAGCGGAAATCACGTCAAAAGTGCCTGAAAAATCAATGAATGGCTTTTATATAGATCCTTTTTATCCTCTTAGAAACGGAGCGGCGGTAGCTAGTTTCGGAGATCATCGTTTTTATACTTATGGTGGAAATGACGTAAGCGAAAGTTGGCATTTAGGTCTTGACTTAGCTAGCACAGCAGGAGCCAAAATAGCAACTAGCAATCCTTCGGTAGTAGTATTTAACGAAGAAAACGGCATATATGGTCAAAATATAATTTTATACCACGGATTTGGGCTTTATACTTTGTATGGTCACTGTAATAGCACAAATGTAAATGTTGGAGAGCAACTAAGTGTAGATGCTTTTATAGGAACTACCGGAACTACCGGACTTGCTCTTGGAGATCATTTGCATTTTGGAGTTTTAGTTCAAGGTATAGAAGTTAGACCTGAGGAATGGATGGATAATAAATGGATGAAAGATAACGTATACGATGTTCTCGAGCTTTCAAAAAAGGTTATTGATAAGAAAATTTGA
- a CDS encoding prephenate dehydrogenase yields the protein MNVGIIGLGLIGGSLGLALRDMKLITKVSGYDLNKENESDALKLGLVDEIIGFEEMKKRCDMIFLAIPVEAIIKILQNLKDIPKSTTIIDLGSTKVEILKSCPDEIKENFVAAHPMAGTENSGPKAAFKTLLNGAVVVVCDDKNAGENHVKRAVEILSHAGMKIVFMDSKSHDHHVGIISHLPHIISYSLVSSTLKEEDKRNILLLAGGSFSGMARIAKSSPQMWSDIFKQNKSNVLNAINSFKKELEICENMIENDQWDELKAWMQTARGLRDIL from the coding sequence ATGAACGTAGGCATAATAGGTCTAGGACTTATCGGAGGTTCTTTAGGTCTTGCTTTAAGAGATATGAAACTTATAACAAAAGTAAGCGGATATGATCTTAATAAAGAAAACGAGAGTGACGCTTTGAAGCTCGGTTTAGTCGATGAGATAATAGGCTTTGAAGAGATGAAAAAGAGATGCGATATGATATTTTTGGCTATTCCTGTGGAGGCCATTATCAAAATACTTCAAAATTTAAAAGATATACCAAAAAGCACGACTATAATAGATCTTGGTTCAACCAAAGTAGAGATATTAAAATCATGTCCGGATGAGATAAAAGAGAACTTTGTGGCTGCTCATCCTATGGCAGGAACTGAAAACTCAGGACCTAAAGCGGCATTTAAAACTCTTTTAAACGGTGCCGTAGTTGTCGTATGCGATGATAAAAATGCAGGTGAAAATCACGTAAAAAGAGCAGTTGAGATACTATCTCACGCAGGTATGAAGATAGTTTTTATGGATTCAAAAAGCCATGACCATCATGTAGGAATTATATCTCATCTTCCTCATATCATCAGTTACAGTCTTGTAAGCTCAACTTTAAAAGAAGAGGATAAAAGAAATATATTGCTTCTTGCTGGAGGTAGTTTTAGCGGAATGGCTCGTATAGCAAAGTCAAGTCCGCAAATGTGGTCAGATATATTTAAGCAAAATAAATCCAACGTGTTAAACGCGATAAATTCTTTTAAAAAAGAGCTTGAAATTTGTGAGAATATGATAGAAAACGATCAGTGGGATGAACTAAAAGCGTGGATGCAAACTGCTAGAGGATTGAGAGATATTTTATAG
- the bamA gene encoding outer membrane protein assembly factor BamA gives MKKILFLSLAVAGALNAVTIKSVTYKGLMHLSNEVANDISGLKIGDELTEKNSNKAILNLYKQGYFKDIYIEETDGNVVVTLKEKPIIARLDIQGVVTNDKKAIDSILSVKKGQMYDELSINNAKDRIRQFYETKGYFDTVVDVEKIPLNGNDSSLHIIMTVNRGENIIIQNVNLVGSKVLDYSDVEPAVSNKQREFMGWMWGRNDGKVKIYDLPTDSGKIKEEYLKKGYLDASISDAYLNTYFDNYTADLTYYIEEGEPYNVNDITIDAPSELELDNENIIKKFKLSKGDRLNSAWLRKDISDLENIVADKGYAYVKVYPQTQKNEINHTVDITYQVVPNDKVYIRNVIISGNDRTVDRVVRRELYLTEGNLYNKTDLIDSKNALKRSSYFEDVEIKENRVNKKQVDLEVVVKETSTGSVTGGIGYGTSDGLLLNAGISDTNVFGSGYKGSVSVDKSDDTLSGNIGLTNPRVMDSAYSLGGNIYANDYDWNEYNEKNYGFSLTGGRKIGRYTNAFLTYQIEHSKITGLDEFYRDAGYLNGTNIKSSIIPGITFNNTDDYYIPRSGIIASTSFEYAGAGGDIEFVKNKTSFNYYLGLSDYIDYDLILRYKAAFGYLWNSDEAKLPINEKLFLGGIRSVRGYKNRSVTPKKHICNPKRSDGSVINACKDIETGGKISFSNSVEVSFPIIDRLKMRGLVFFDYGMIGDDSLNEIKRYSTGVGIEWLTPIGPLQIFYTRPLNDKPGDDTSSFEFSIGRRF, from the coding sequence ATGAAAAAAATATTATTTTTGAGTTTAGCGGTGGCTGGAGCATTAAATGCTGTAACTATAAAATCAGTGACCTACAAAGGGCTTATGCATCTCTCAAATGAAGTTGCAAACGATATTTCAGGACTAAAAATAGGAGATGAGCTAACAGAAAAAAACTCAAATAAAGCTATTTTAAATTTATACAAACAAGGTTATTTCAAAGATATTTATATAGAAGAAACCGATGGAAATGTAGTAGTAACCTTAAAAGAAAAACCTATCATTGCGAGGCTTGATATACAAGGCGTTGTTACAAATGATAAAAAAGCTATAGATAGCATACTTAGTGTAAAAAAAGGTCAGATGTATGACGAACTAAGTATAAATAACGCAAAAGATAGAATAAGACAGTTTTACGAAACAAAAGGATATTTTGATACAGTCGTCGATGTTGAAAAGATCCCATTGAATGGAAATGATAGCTCACTTCATATAATAATGACCGTAAATAGAGGCGAAAACATTATAATACAAAATGTAAATTTAGTAGGCTCAAAAGTACTTGATTACTCAGATGTTGAACCCGCGGTATCAAATAAACAACGTGAATTCATGGGCTGGATGTGGGGAAGAAATGATGGAAAAGTTAAAATTTACGATCTCCCTACAGACTCTGGAAAAATAAAAGAAGAGTATCTTAAAAAAGGTTATTTAGACGCTTCGATTTCAGATGCGTATCTAAATACATATTTTGATAACTATACGGCAGATCTTACTTATTACATAGAAGAGGGCGAACCTTATAACGTAAATGATATAACTATAGACGCTCCTAGCGAACTTGAACTTGATAATGAAAACATTATTAAAAAATTTAAACTATCAAAAGGAGACAGACTAAACTCAGCGTGGCTCAGAAAAGATATAAGTGATCTTGAAAATATAGTCGCAGATAAAGGATACGCTTATGTAAAAGTCTATCCTCAAACACAAAAAAATGAGATTAATCACACAGTAGATATTACATATCAAGTAGTACCAAACGATAAAGTATATATAAGAAACGTTATCATATCTGGAAATGATAGAACAGTCGATAGGGTTGTCAGACGCGAATTGTACTTAACAGAAGGAAATTTATATAATAAAACGGATCTAATCGACTCAAAAAATGCACTTAAAAGAAGTAGTTATTTTGAAGATGTAGAAATAAAAGAAAATAGAGTAAATAAAAAACAAGTCGATCTAGAAGTTGTAGTTAAAGAGACATCAACAGGAAGCGTCACGGGCGGTATAGGATACGGTACTAGTGATGGTTTATTATTAAATGCCGGGATAAGCGATACAAACGTATTTGGTAGCGGATATAAAGGTAGCGTGAGCGTAGATAAAAGCGATGATACTTTAAGCGGAAATATAGGACTTACAAACCCTCGCGTTATGGACTCTGCATATAGCCTTGGCGGAAATATTTATGCAAACGATTATGACTGGAACGAGTATAATGAGAAAAATTACGGCTTTAGTTTAACGGGCGGCAGAAAAATAGGAAGATATACAAACGCATTTTTAACATATCAGATAGAACACAGCAAAATCACTGGACTTGATGAGTTTTATAGAGACGCCGGATATCTAAACGGAACAAATATAAAAAGCTCGATAATTCCTGGTATAACATTTAATAATACGGATGATTATTATATCCCAAGAAGCGGTATAATAGCATCTACTAGCTTTGAATACGCAGGAGCAGGCGGAGATATAGAGTTTGTTAAAAATAAAACTAGTTTTAATTACTATCTTGGATTAAGCGACTATATAGATTATGATCTTATCTTAAGATATAAAGCGGCATTTGGATACTTATGGAATAGCGACGAAGCTAAACTACCTATAAACGAAAAATTATTTTTAGGCGGCATACGAAGCGTAAGAGGATATAAAAATAGAAGCGTAACTCCAAAAAAACATATATGCAATCCAAAAAGAAGCGATGGCAGCGTCATAAATGCTTGTAAAGATATAGAAACCGGCGGTAAAATATCGTTTAGTAACTCAGTCGAAGTAAGCTTTCCTATTATAGATCGTCTTAAAATGCGTGGACTTGTATTTTTTGATTACGGTATGATAGGCGATGATAGTTTAAATGAGATCAAGCGTTATAGCACAGGTGTTGGTATAGAATGGCTAACACCTATAGGTCCGCTTCAAATATTTTACACTCGACCTCTCAATGACAAACCAGGAGATGACACAAGTAGTTTCGAATTCTCTATAGGAAGAAGATTTTAG